Proteins encoded in a region of the Halodesulfovibrio marinisediminis DSM 17456 genome:
- a CDS encoding cytochrome C assembly family protein — MSSFELFSILVVTLYGLGAITVFTGSILKNRKFKLLSNALTITGFGLHTVILGYALALNGWALPSGYYISMLSWSLLLMYFFMWWRFKLSFLSITASPLALVLFIGSFHAKSVSQLPKAWSGAFFGLHIGTLFLSFGLLAMAFGAGILFTRLENKIKSKEPLSDFEKELPALNTFDKVNQLAVVAGFPLYTVGLVTGFIWARIEWGRILSGDPKEIVSLGVWFVYAWLFHQRLVLGWRGRKAARAAIWIFGICMFSLIGINIFTPTHHSFLQ; from the coding sequence ATGAGCTCATTTGAGCTATTCTCCATTCTTGTCGTTACGTTGTATGGTTTGGGTGCTATTACCGTTTTTACCGGTTCAATTCTTAAAAACCGAAAATTTAAACTGCTGTCTAATGCGTTGACTATCACCGGATTCGGACTACACACAGTTATTCTCGGGTACGCCTTAGCGCTTAACGGATGGGCTCTTCCTTCCGGTTACTATATCTCCATGCTGTCATGGAGCTTATTGCTTATGTACTTTTTTATGTGGTGGCGATTTAAGCTTTCCTTTTTATCGATCACCGCTTCGCCACTTGCACTTGTGCTATTCATTGGCTCGTTTCATGCTAAGAGCGTGTCACAATTACCAAAAGCATGGTCTGGAGCATTCTTCGGCCTCCATATCGGCACACTGTTTTTAAGCTTTGGCTTACTTGCAATGGCATTCGGGGCTGGAATTTTATTCACCCGTCTTGAAAATAAAATTAAATCAAAAGAACCTCTTAGTGATTTTGAAAAAGAACTGCCCGCACTAAACACTTTTGACAAAGTTAACCAACTTGCTGTAGTTGCCGGTTTTCCTTTGTACACAGTAGGTTTGGTAACCGGATTTATCTGGGCTCGTATTGAATGGGGCAGAATACTCAGCGGTGACCCAAAGGAAATTGTTTCCCTGGGCGTCTGGTTTGTCTACGCATGGTTGTTCCACCAGAGACTTGTGTTGGGATGGCGCGGTCGTAAGGCAGCTCGTGCAGCTATTTGGATATTTGGTATCTGCATGTTCTCATTAATTGGCATTAATATCTTTACCCCAACACATCATAGCTTTCTTCAGTAA